The following proteins come from a genomic window of Mycobacterium sp. DL:
- a CDS encoding alpha/beta hydrolase: protein MRRTTIVLAVTVTLLTGLLGLLWSQQRRLIYFPSTDPVPPASTVLPGARDVVIPTADGLDLGAWFLPGDPGPAVLVLSGNGGDRTMRAPLAAALHDMGMSVLLLDYRGYGGNPGRPTEDGLAIDARAALDWLAGQPGVDSERIAYWGESLGGAVAVGLAVERPPAALVLRSPFTSLADVAAVHYPWLPVRRLLLDRYPSIDRVGALTAPVLIIAGESDEIVPASQTRRLFDAAPYPKEYVSIEGAGHNDPVLLDGPPMLAPVERFLRRTPVLAAQDR from the coding sequence CTGCGTCGCACCACGATCGTCCTCGCCGTTACCGTCACGTTGTTGACGGGACTGCTCGGGCTGCTGTGGTCGCAGCAGCGGCGCTTGATCTACTTCCCGTCGACGGACCCGGTTCCGCCGGCATCGACGGTGCTTCCCGGGGCCCGCGACGTCGTCATCCCCACCGCGGACGGACTGGACCTCGGCGCCTGGTTCCTGCCCGGCGACCCGGGTCCGGCGGTGCTGGTGCTCAGCGGAAACGGCGGGGACCGCACTATGCGGGCTCCGCTGGCCGCGGCACTGCACGATATGGGCATGTCGGTCCTGCTGTTGGATTACCGCGGCTACGGCGGCAATCCGGGGCGGCCTACCGAGGACGGGCTGGCCATCGATGCGCGCGCTGCGCTCGACTGGCTTGCCGGGCAGCCCGGCGTGGACTCCGAGCGCATCGCGTACTGGGGTGAATCCTTGGGCGGCGCCGTCGCGGTCGGACTGGCCGTCGAGCGACCGCCGGCGGCGCTGGTGCTGCGCTCTCCGTTCACGTCACTGGCCGACGTCGCCGCGGTGCACTACCCGTGGCTGCCGGTGCGGCGACTGCTGCTGGACCGCTACCCGTCCATCGACCGCGTCGGCGCACTGACCGCGCCGGTACTCATCATCGCCGGAGAGAGCGACGAGATCGTGCCGGCGTCGCAGACCCGTCGACTGTTCGACGCTGCGCCGTATCCGAAGGAGTACGTGTCGATCGAGGGGGCCGGCCACAACGACCCGGTGCTGCTCGACGGGCCGCCGATGCTGGCGCCAGTCGAGCGGTTCCTGCGACGAACCCCGGTGCTCGCGGCCCAGGACCGGTGA
- a CDS encoding nitronate monooxygenase, which translates to MTSNICTDFGIDFPLFAFSHCRDVVAAVTNAGGFGVLGATAYTPAQLDQELAWIDDAVGGKPYGVDLIVPAKFEGKGEKLSSSDLAERIPQGYRDLVDELLAAHGIEPEPGRRLGSALLSGNTGRELLDVALTHPVKLIANALGVPPDYMIEAGKERGIPVAALVGAKEHAVKQVAAGVDLIVAQGTEAGGHCGEVSTLVVVPEVLEAIDEMGASTPVLAAGGIVTGRQMAGMVAMGAAGAWTGSVWLTTEEAETAPHTVAKMLAASSRDTVRSAGRTGKPSRQLVSDWTNAWTPNAGGHQPLPLPLQSMLCEPVIRRIDVLASQGHEGAQALATYFVGQGVGLMNKVKPAREVVREFIEDYLAAAERLNSSLPG; encoded by the coding sequence GTGACCTCGAACATCTGCACCGACTTCGGTATCGATTTCCCGCTCTTCGCGTTCAGCCACTGCCGCGACGTCGTCGCCGCGGTCACCAACGCCGGCGGATTCGGGGTGCTGGGCGCCACCGCGTACACGCCCGCCCAGTTGGATCAGGAGCTGGCCTGGATCGACGACGCTGTCGGCGGCAAGCCGTACGGAGTGGACCTGATCGTCCCGGCCAAGTTCGAGGGCAAGGGGGAGAAGCTCTCCAGTTCCGATCTGGCTGAACGGATTCCGCAGGGCTACCGCGATCTCGTCGACGAGTTGCTGGCCGCACACGGCATCGAACCGGAGCCCGGCAGGCGTCTCGGTAGCGCGCTGCTGTCCGGAAACACCGGGCGGGAGCTGCTCGATGTGGCGCTCACCCATCCGGTCAAGCTGATCGCCAACGCGCTCGGCGTCCCGCCGGACTACATGATCGAAGCGGGAAAGGAACGCGGCATCCCGGTGGCCGCCCTCGTCGGGGCCAAGGAACACGCGGTCAAGCAGGTCGCCGCCGGGGTGGACCTGATCGTCGCCCAGGGCACCGAGGCCGGCGGGCACTGCGGTGAGGTCAGCACGCTGGTGGTGGTGCCCGAGGTGCTGGAAGCGATCGACGAGATGGGTGCGTCGACACCCGTGCTCGCCGCGGGCGGCATCGTCACCGGCCGGCAGATGGCGGGCATGGTCGCGATGGGTGCGGCCGGCGCCTGGACCGGATCGGTGTGGTTGACCACCGAGGAGGCCGAGACCGCGCCGCACACGGTGGCCAAGATGCTGGCCGCCTCCTCCCGCGACACGGTTCGCTCGGCGGGCCGCACGGGCAAGCCGTCGCGACAGTTGGTATCCGACTGGACGAACGCCTGGACCCCCAACGCCGGCGGGCACCAGCCGCTGCCGTTGCCGCTGCAGTCGATGCTGTGCGAGCCGGTGATCCGCCGGATCGACGTGCTGGCCTCACAGGGGCACGAGGGTGCTCAGGCTTTGGCGACCTATTTTGTCGGGCAGGGCGTCGGGCTGATGAACAAGGTGAAGCCGGCCCGCGAGGTGGTGCGGGAGTTCATCGAGGACTACCTGGCCGCCGCGGAGCGCCTCAACAGCTCACTGCCCGGCTGA
- a CDS encoding amidase, translated as MDSTSTELAFVGTSDMLAAFRRLELSPLEVLDAQIARIEAHNGDTATGINAFAETLFEDARHAARHAADVYARCAADGEQPPALLGVPVAAKEKHGIAGLSLTQGLTAKRGQVADRDHPVIERIRAAGGIIHARTTSPEFSCATVTHSPMWGITRNPWNLQTSPGGSSGGAGAALAAGFTTLATASDIAGSTRIPAGFTGTVGYKAPFGRIPGEPPLSADWYRGDGPMGRSVADAALLSSVMSGRHPVDHNSWGGNGQPIPLDGGVDGLRIGLSLRLGDFPVAPEVLENTRAVADALSRAGAEVVEVDLPWTTELIRETIFAHFGQILAPAVIRETAGTEDQLSAYMRRFIADSTAAAQRRSLVESLAMDARMQADLAAAMSGVDVLLCPTSAVTSLRADGDYLDGIDTPSGHLEHYWEGHMTSPFNVANHHPALSVPSGLSLEGVPTGVQVVGHPRDEVMTFRVAQAVETLVDFAAPRNSIPGRDRPADRSQECYSAGGRVTSAGQ; from the coding sequence ATGGACTCCACCTCAACCGAACTGGCCTTCGTCGGCACCTCCGACATGCTGGCGGCGTTCCGAAGGCTCGAGTTGTCACCGCTCGAAGTGCTCGACGCCCAGATCGCACGGATCGAAGCCCACAACGGGGACACCGCGACCGGGATCAACGCGTTCGCCGAGACGCTGTTCGAGGACGCCAGGCACGCGGCCCGCCATGCCGCCGACGTCTACGCCCGATGCGCGGCCGACGGCGAACAACCACCAGCCCTGCTGGGGGTGCCGGTGGCAGCCAAGGAGAAGCACGGCATCGCCGGACTGAGCCTGACACAGGGGTTGACGGCGAAGCGAGGGCAAGTGGCCGACCGCGACCACCCGGTGATCGAGCGGATCAGGGCGGCCGGCGGAATCATCCACGCGCGCACCACAAGCCCAGAGTTCAGCTGTGCCACAGTCACCCATTCGCCGATGTGGGGTATCACCCGCAACCCGTGGAATCTCCAGACCTCCCCCGGCGGTTCGTCAGGCGGCGCAGGCGCTGCTCTGGCCGCGGGATTCACCACCTTGGCCACCGCGTCCGACATCGCCGGCTCCACGCGCATCCCCGCCGGGTTCACCGGCACGGTCGGCTACAAGGCACCATTCGGACGGATTCCGGGAGAGCCGCCGCTGTCGGCGGACTGGTACCGCGGAGACGGCCCCATGGGGCGCTCGGTCGCCGACGCAGCTCTGCTGTCGTCGGTGATGTCGGGCCGGCATCCCGTCGATCACAACTCGTGGGGCGGCAACGGTCAGCCCATCCCGCTCGACGGCGGGGTCGACGGCCTGCGCATCGGTCTCTCCCTCCGGCTCGGCGACTTTCCCGTCGCCCCGGAGGTCCTCGAGAACACTCGAGCGGTCGCAGATGCCCTCTCCCGAGCCGGCGCCGAGGTCGTCGAGGTGGACCTGCCGTGGACGACCGAGCTGATCAGGGAGACGATCTTCGCCCATTTCGGGCAGATCCTGGCACCGGCGGTGATTCGCGAGACAGCAGGCACCGAGGACCAACTGTCGGCCTACATGCGGCGGTTCATCGCCGATTCGACTGCCGCGGCGCAGCGCCGTTCGCTGGTCGAATCACTGGCCATGGATGCCCGGATGCAGGCCGACCTGGCAGCGGCGATGAGTGGCGTAGACGTGCTGTTGTGCCCCACCTCGGCGGTGACGTCACTCCGGGCCGACGGTGACTATCTCGATGGGATCGACACTCCCAGTGGACATCTCGAGCACTACTGGGAAGGGCACATGACGAGTCCGTTCAACGTCGCCAACCATCACCCTGCGCTTTCGGTGCCCAGCGGCCTCTCCCTCGAGGGAGTACCGACGGGTGTGCAGGTGGTAGGCCACCCGCGCGACGAGGTGATGACCTTCCGGGTGGCCCAGGCCGTCGAGACGCTTGTCGACTTCGCCGCGCCGCGGAATAGCATTCCGGGTCGTGATCGCCCTGCAGATCGCAGCCAGGAATGCTATTCCGCGGGCGGGCGCGTGACCTCAGCCGGGCAGTGA
- a CDS encoding M20 family metallo-hydrolase, with amino-acid sequence MGASQFLTDFHHVATFGATANDGVDRQAATAEDKLSRDWFAAFAAARGWELRVDAIGNMFALIEFKPGAPYVLIGSHLDSQPLGGRFDGAYGVIAALHAAERVAARVAEDGARVEFNIGVVNWFNEEGGRFPPSIMGSSVFAGLMDEGEVLQVRDLAGVSVAEALDAIGYRGADPRPAVAGYAEIHIEQGRILEREGINLGAVDYSWYTQKLDIEVLGEQSHTGATAMADRHDALVAASKVVLLVHDVTTKFDDEAIVSSVGRFTVEPNSPIVVARRVHLVADLRSESPEIVAAARASLLDDIAAVAADHDITINVRDFDVRDIQAFPQAGVDLTGKVAADLGLSVRPIRTMAGHDSVPMNRIVPTVMMFIPSVDGVSHCEREFSTDEDMVAGVDALTNVAWEMVNGALSESAA; translated from the coding sequence ATGGGTGCTTCCCAGTTCCTCACCGACTTCCACCACGTGGCCACTTTCGGTGCGACCGCCAACGACGGTGTGGACCGCCAGGCCGCGACCGCCGAGGACAAACTCAGCCGTGACTGGTTCGCCGCTTTCGCCGCTGCGCGCGGCTGGGAGTTGCGGGTGGACGCCATCGGCAACATGTTCGCCCTCATCGAATTCAAGCCCGGTGCGCCATACGTGCTCATCGGTTCACACCTCGACTCCCAGCCGCTGGGCGGCCGCTTTGACGGCGCTTACGGCGTCATCGCCGCACTGCACGCCGCGGAGCGCGTAGCCGCGCGGGTCGCCGAGGACGGTGCCCGGGTCGAGTTCAACATCGGGGTCGTCAACTGGTTCAACGAGGAGGGCGGCCGCTTCCCCCCGTCGATCATGGGATCGTCGGTGTTCGCCGGTCTGATGGATGAGGGTGAGGTTCTGCAGGTGCGGGATCTGGCCGGAGTCTCGGTGGCCGAGGCCCTCGACGCGATCGGCTACCGTGGCGCTGATCCGCGTCCCGCGGTCGCCGGATACGCCGAAATCCACATCGAGCAGGGACGCATCCTGGAGCGCGAGGGCATCAACCTGGGTGCGGTGGACTACTCCTGGTACACCCAGAAACTCGACATCGAGGTGCTCGGTGAGCAGTCGCACACGGGCGCCACCGCGATGGCCGATCGCCACGACGCGCTGGTCGCCGCCAGCAAGGTCGTGTTGCTGGTCCATGACGTGACCACGAAGTTCGACGACGAGGCCATCGTCTCGTCGGTCGGCCGATTCACGGTGGAACCCAATTCGCCGATCGTGGTGGCCCGCCGTGTGCATCTCGTCGCCGACCTGCGTTCGGAATCACCCGAGATCGTCGCCGCAGCACGAGCCAGCCTGCTCGATGACATCGCTGCTGTCGCCGCGGATCACGACATCACGATCAACGTCCGCGATTTTGATGTCCGCGACATCCAGGCCTTCCCGCAGGCCGGTGTCGACCTGACCGGAAAGGTCGCGGCCGACCTGGGGTTGAGCGTGCGGCCCATTCGCACCATGGCCGGGCACGACTCGGTGCCGATGAACCGGATCGTGCCCACCGTCATGATGTTCATCCCGTCGGTGGACGGCGTGAGCCATTGTGAGCGGGAGTTCAGCACCGATGAGGACATGGTCGCCGGTGTCGACGCGTTGACCAACGTGGCATGGGAGATGGTCAACGGGGCCCTCTCGGAGTCGGCCGCCTAG